GCCGAGGCGGCGAGCCCGTGTCCCAGCAGCAGGTGGTGTGCGGCGACCAACGCCGCGCGGGCGTCGGTTCGGCCCGGTGCGTGCAGCCCGGTGAAGTGCCCCAGGTAGGCCGAGCACCACGGTTCGTTGAGGGTCGTCCAGTTGAGGACGCGGTCGCCGAGTCGATCGAACACCTGCTCGGCGTACTCGGCGAACCGGTAGGCGGTGTCGCGGTTCTCCCAACCACCCATGTCCTGCAGGGCCTGCGGGAGGTCCCAGTGGTACAGCGTCAACATCGGGTCGATGCCCGCCGCCAACACCTCGTCCACGAGCCGGTCGTAGAAGTCGAGCCCGCGCGATTCCAGTGTGCGGCCATCCGGCAGCACTCGCGGCCAGGCCACCGAGAAGCGGTAGACGTCGAGCCCGAGGCTCTTGACCAGCGCCACGTCCTCGGGATACCGGTGGTAGTGGTCGCAGGCCTGCGCCCCGGTGTCGCCGCCGAGCACCTTGCCCGGTTCGGCGGAGAAGGTGTCCCAGATGGACGGTCCTCGACCGTCCTCGTCGACGGCCCCCTCCACCTGGTAGGACGCCGTGGCGGTTCCCCAGATGAAGCCGGTGGGGAAGACGAGCGCGCCCTCGGTCTCGGTGACACCGGAGGTGGCGTTGTGACCTGCGGAGTCCGTTACGGACATGGTTTCCTCATCCCTTCACAGCGCCTTGCATGACCCCGCCGACGATGTAACGGGCCAGCAGGATGAACAGCACGACAACCGGCAGCACACCCAAGGTCGCCCCGGTCAGCATCAGCGAGTAGTCGGTGAAATAGCCGCTCGCGAGGTTGGACAACACGATCTGCACCGTGGGGCTCTCGTTGGGGTCGAGTACCACCAGCGGCCAGAAGAAGTCGTTCCACGCCGTCATGAAGGTCAGCATCGCCAGCACCGCGGCCTGGGGGCGCACGGCGGGCAGCGCCACCGTCCAGAAGGTCCGCAGCACCGAGCAGCCGTCGACCCTGGCCGCCTCGATCAGCTCGTGGGGAACGGTCTCCTCGCAGGCCTGCCGCATCCAGAACACGCCGAACGCACTGACCAGCGCGGGGACGATCACCGCTTCGAGCCTGCCGTACCAGCCGAGCTCGCTCATCAGCATGTACAGCGGGATGATGCCGAGCTGGGTCGGCACCATCATCGTTCCGACGACCAGCACGAACAGCCATTTGCTACCCGGGAAGCGCAGCCGCGCGAAGGCGAAACCGGCCAGGGCCGACAGGAAGACGTTCGACACCGCGACCGTGCCCGCCACGATCAGCGAGTTCTGGATCGCCAACCAGAAGTCGACGGTGTCGAACACCCTGGCGATGTTCTCGAAGAGATTGCCGCCCGGCAGCATCGGCGGCGAGGCCTGCGCGACGGCACTGTTGTCGCGGCTGGCCACCACGAACGACCAGTACAGCGGGAAGACCGAGACCACCGCGATGACCGAGAGCAGGCCGTAGACCAGCAGGCCCGGTCGGCGGCCGCCGGAGTCCCTCGATGTCGAACGACGTCGCGGTCGAGGTTCGGCGACGCGGGCGTCCGAGGGCGCCGGGGCGGGTGGATTGGGGGTTCTCGTAGCCATCTCCAGCACGCCCCTTCAGTCTTTGGACGCGATGCGTCGGCTGAGTCGGAAGTTGATCAGCGCGAAGACCAGCACGATGAGGAACAGCGCCCAGGCGATCGTCGAGCCGTAGCCCGCGTCGCCCAGTCGGACGCCCTCCTCGTAGAGGTACATGGTCACCGTCTGGAACTCGCGGGAGTTACCACCGACGCCCGCCGTCCCCTTCGGATCGAACAGCTGCGGTTCGGCGAAGAGCTGCAGACCGTAGATCGTCGAGACCAGGACGGTGAAGACGATGGTCGGTCGAATGGAGGGCACCGTGATCGACCAGAAGGTCCGCCAGCGGGAGGCGCCGTCGATCTCGGCCTGCTCGTAGAGCTCCCGGGGCACCGACTGCATGGCGGCCAGGTAGATCAGCGCGTTGTAGCCGGTCCACCGCCACACCACCATCACGCTGATGGCGAAGTGCGAGGTCCAGGTGCCCGATCGCCAGTTGACGGGGTCGACGCCGAACCAGCCGAGCACGTGGTTGATCACCCCGTAGTCGCGCCCGAAAAGCTGGGCGAAGACCAACGCCACGGCGACCACCGACACCACGTTGGGCAGCAGCACTCCGGCTCGCCAGAAGGTCCGCCCCCGAAGTCGCCGGTCCAACAACGCGGCGAGCCCGAGGGCGGCCAACAGCTGCGGGATGGTGGAGAGCAGGAAGATGCTCAGCGTGTTGAACAGGGCGTTCCAGAAGTTCGGATCGGACATCAGCGTGGCGAAGTTGGCCAGGCCGACGAAACCCTGATCGCCGAGGACGACGTGCCAGTCGTGCAGTGACACCCATCCGGTGTAGAGCAGCGGGAACAGCCCGAACGCCATGAACACCAGGAAGAACGGCAGGATCAACAGGTACGGGGTACCCCGTAGATCCCAGCGCGCGAGCCGCTCCCGCCACGGCTCCCGCTGCCGGGACGGTGTTGGGCGCTGCGGCGTTTCCGGCGGCGTGGTCGACGCAACCATCAGCTAGTTCTCCCGATCAGCGATCGACCGTGCCCGAGACGCCCGGGCCAGCTCGGCCCGGGCCCGAATCGACAGGGACACCGACGTCAGCCCAGTTCCCGTTCGGACTGTTCGAGTGCCTCGGCGAACGCCGCATCGGCGTCCTGCGCGCCTTCCTCGACGCGACCCAGTGCCTCCTGGAAACGGCTGCGCACCACGAAGTCCTGGGTGCCTCGGTAGTTCGGCTGCAGGCTGTCGGCGGAGGCCGCGAAGATCTCGCCGACCGGGGCGTCGTTGAAGTACTCGTTGACGCTGCCGAGCACGTCGGGGTCGTGGTAGACCTCCGGCTGGCTGGGCAGGATGCCCTTCTCCATGAAGAGCGTCTTCTGCTGCTCCGGCGCGGTCAGCCATTCGGCGACGCGGTAGGCGAGCTCGGTGTTCTCTCCCTGGGCGGGGATGGTCAGGATCGAACCGCCCCAGTTACCGCCGCCGCCGGGCACGGAGGCCACGTCCCAGACGCCTGCGTTGGCCTCGCCCGCAGCGCTCTCCATCTGGGCGAGCATCCAGGCCGGGCAGGTCATGGTCGCGAAGCCGCCCTGAGCCAATGCGACGTTCCATTCCTGGGTGAACGGCTTGATCTGCGCGGTCTGGCCGTCCTCCGCCATCCCACCCGCGAGCTCGAAGGCATCGCTGATGACCGGGTTCTCGTCGGCGATGTAGCTGTCGTCGGCAGCGGCGAAGTAGCCCTCGGGCGACTGGTTGATGATGGCGCCGTAGATGTTCTCGGCCGAGTCCGCGAAGGCCACCTCGGGTGTCTCGGCGGTGAAGTCGTCGGCGACCTGCGCGTACTCGTCCCAGGTCGGCCAGAGTGCGGAGACCTCGTCCCGGTCGGTCGGCAGCCCGGCCGCCTCGAACAGGTCGGTGCGGTAACACATCGCCAGCGGTCCGGCGTCCGTGCCGAGTCCCAGGACGAAGTCGCCGTCGCCTGCGACGCCCTGCTCCCACTTCCACTCCGCCCAGCGGTCCTTGATGTCGGCGGCGCCCATGGTGGACAGATCGAGGAAGAGCTCGTTGGACTCGCGGTACTGCGGAATCCAGCCCTCCTCGATGGCCACGATGTCGGCAGCGCCGCGCCCGCCCGCGAGCTGGGTCTGCAACTGCTGGTGGTGAGCGTCGAACTCGGACAGCCTGGTCTCGAGGGTGATCCCGGGGAACTCCTCGGCGAAGTCGTCCTGGAGCACGTCGTAGCCGAAGTCGCCGAAGGTCGCCACGACGATGGTGTTCTCATCGCCTGCGGCCTGGCCACCACCGCAGCCCGCGAGCAGGGTTGCCGCCGCAGCGCCGAGCGCCGTGACCGCGACCCGTCCTGGCCGAATGCCTCTCATGACGTCCTCCTTGACGTGCCGAACCGCTCACCCCTGGGTGAGAGCGCTCTCACAGTCATGCATGCGGAGGTCGCTGTCAAGAGTCGATCAGCTCGTCGAACTCGATCCGTGACCTTTCGACGCCCCAGCGCCACCGTGCGGACGCTCACTCCGCTGTGGACGGCCAACACCGGGCGCCCAGCCGGGTCACAACTCGGTCAGCAACCGCCGCATCGTCTCGATCTCATCCACCTGGGTGACCAGTACGTCCTGTGCCATCGCCACGACCTGCACGTCGGCGCCATCGGAGAGGACCTCCTCGGCCATCGTCACCGCGCCCTCGTGGTGCACGATCATCAGTTCGAGGAACATCCGATCGAAGTCGACACCGGCCAGTTCGGCCAGTTCGGCGAGCTGTTCCTCGGTCGCCATCCCCGGCATGTCGGCGTGATCGGCAGGACCGGCATCGGCATCCTCGCCGTGTCCGGCATGCCCATGGCCGTGCTCGCTCTCCGTAGCCTCGGCGTCGTGCAGATCCAGCCAGCCCTCGAGTGCGCCGATCTCGGCACCCTGGGCATCGGAGATCCGATCCGCGAGACTGGTCAGCTCTCGATGGTCCGACCGGTCGGGCACCAGCTCGGTGAGCACTCCGGCCTGCTCATGATGCGGAATCATCATCTCGACGAACATGGTGTCGGCCGCGTTCGCGACCGGTTGGCGATCGCCTGCGGCCAGCTCGGATTCGGTCGCATCCCTGGGCTCGTCCCCCGGTGCCCCGGGCATGATCACCGGAGCGCCGTCATTGCTGCCCGCCGCCTGATCCGTAGCCGATTCCCCGGTCGAGCCGCCCGTACAGCCTGCGAGCCCGAGGAACAACAGACCCACGACCGGCCATCGTGCCACGTATGAAAGACGCACTGCCCACCTCTTCGACCGCGTTCCGCTACCTGAACGAGTTTCGGTTATCCCTTGCCACCGATCCCCTGCGAGCCATACTGCAAAGACCCATGTTTTCTGCCGGCCACGAGCAGCACAAGTGAGGGGTCCATGGTGAGAGCCGTTCTTCGAAGAAGCCCCAATCGCCGAAGGGTGGGTGCAGCAGCGTTCTCCGCCGCCGCCACGCTCCTCGCCGCGACCGTCCTAGTGGTGCCCGGCGCCGCTGCGGCGTCCACCGAGGACTCCCCACCGGAGGAGCTCTCGACCCCTGCGGTGGTCGAGCAGCTTCCGCAGGACCTGCAGGACACCATCTCGCACAGCGACAACATCCGGCCGTTGGCCACGCTGCCCAAGCAGCCGCCGTTCGACAACACCGGCTCCTTCGGCACCGACATCGCCTTCCAGGGCAAGTACGCCTACGTCGGCAACTACGACGGATTCGTCGTCTACGACATCCGCAACCCCCGCAAGCCCACGGTGGCCAGCCAGGTGATCTGCCCCGGCGGTCAGGGCGACGTCTCGGTGAGCGGTGACCTGCTCTACTTCTCGGTCGACTATCCCCGCAGCAACAACAGCTGCGACAGCGAACCGAGCACGGCCGCCGACCCCGATGCCTGGGAGGGCATCCGAGTCTTCGACATCAGCGATCCGACGCGACCCGCCTACGTCACCGACGTGGCCACCGACTGCGGATCGCACACCCACACGCTGGTCCCCGACCACGATGGCGAAGCCGACTACCTCTACATCTCGTCGTACTCGCCGTCGGCGAACTTCCCGAACTGCGCACCGCCGCACGACAAGATCTCGATCGTGAAGGTGCCGCTGGCCGACCCGGCCTCGACCGAGTTGGTCGCGGAGCCGGTGCTCTTCCCCGAGGGTGGCAACCCCGGTCCGCCGGAAGGCGCCAGGGCCACCACCGGCTGCCACGACATCACCGTCTACCCGGAGAAGGACCTCGCAGCGGGCGCCTGCATGGGTGACGGCATCCTCCTCGACATCACCGACCGGGAGGCCCCGGTGGTCACCGAGCAGGTGCGCGACGACGTCAACTTCGCGTTCTGGCACTCGGCGACCTTCAACAACGAGGGCACCAAGGTCGTCTTCACCGACGAGCTGGGTGGCGGTGGCGCCGCCACCTGCAACGCCGAGATCGGCGAGACGCGGGGAGCCAACGGCATCTACGACATCACCGGATCGGACGCCGACCCGTCGTTGGAGTTCCGCAGCTACTTCAAGATCCCCCGGCACCAGGGCGACACCGAGAACTGCGTGGCGCACAACGGATCGCTGATCCCCACGCGCAACGGCGACTACATGGTGCAGGCCTGGTACCAGGGCGGCATCTCCGTGTGGGACTTCACCGACTCGGAGAACCCCGAGGAGATCGGCTACTTCGACCGTGAGGCCTTCGACTCGGAGAACCTGCTGACGGCCGGCTCGTGGTCGGCCTACTACTACAACGGCTACATCTACTCCAGTGGCATCCAGGAGGGCCTGGACGTGCTGGAGATCAACGACCGCCGGGTGAACGACGCCAAGCGCGTCCAGTTCGACGAGTTCAACCCGCAGACTCAGCCGAGCTACCAGCGCTGATCCTGCCTCACGGCGTGGCATCGATCCTCCGGGATCGGTGCCACGCCGTTGTCGTCTGTCGAGACAGGACCCGCCGCTGCGGGAGTCGGGTCAGCGGCGACGCGGCCGCAATCCGGTCAACAGGCTGAGGCCCGCACCGAGCACGGTGCACACCATGGCCAGGCTCAACGGGGACAACGTGCCCGGACTGATCAGCACGGTGATCGCCCACCAGCCCAGCAGCACCGTTCCGGCGCCCAACGGCACTCCCACCAACGCGATGCGCCCATCGGGCATCCCACCGCGAGTCGCGGTCAGCCGTGCGCGGGCCGCCACGATCGGCATCGCCAGGAACACGATCAGGCCCACCAACGCCAGGCCGAGGAATCCGTCCATCCGGTTCGAGTCCGGTGCCGCCTGGATCATCAACGCCAGCACGCCGACGCCCTGCACCAACCAGATGCGTCGTAACAAGGGCGCCACGCCCACCGGCCGCACCAGTCGCTTGACGCCTTCTGATCCCGGCCCGCCCTGCTCGCCGGTCGCCTTCCCCGCGGCCGCCTTACCCGACGGGCCCCGCCGACCATCCGATGTCGACGTCTCCGTCGGACCGGCGCTCGTCGCACCGGACCTCGGCTTCGCCGGTTCGTCGTCTCGGCCTGCACCGGCCGAGGTCGAGCGCCTGCGGATCCGCT
This Actinoalloteichus hymeniacidonis DNA region includes the following protein-coding sequences:
- a CDS encoding extracellular solute-binding protein — its product is MRGIRPGRVAVTALGAAAATLLAGCGGGQAAGDENTIVVATFGDFGYDVLQDDFAEEFPGITLETRLSEFDAHHQQLQTQLAGGRGAADIVAIEEGWIPQYRESNELFLDLSTMGAADIKDRWAEWKWEQGVAGDGDFVLGLGTDAGPLAMCYRTDLFEAAGLPTDRDEVSALWPTWDEYAQVADDFTAETPEVAFADSAENIYGAIINQSPEGYFAAADDSYIADENPVISDAFELAGGMAEDGQTAQIKPFTQEWNVALAQGGFATMTCPAWMLAQMESAAGEANAGVWDVASVPGGGGNWGGSILTIPAQGENTELAYRVAEWLTAPEQQKTLFMEKGILPSQPEVYHDPDVLGSVNEYFNDAPVGEIFAASADSLQPNYRGTQDFVVRSRFQEALGRVEEGAQDADAAFAEALEQSERELG
- a CDS encoding DUF305 domain-containing protein; this encodes MGLLFLGLAGCTGGSTGESATDQAAGSNDGAPVIMPGAPGDEPRDATESELAAGDRQPVANAADTMFVEMMIPHHEQAGVLTELVPDRSDHRELTSLADRISDAQGAEIGALEGWLDLHDAEATESEHGHGHAGHGEDADAGPADHADMPGMATEEQLAELAELAGVDFDRMFLELMIVHHEGAVTMAEEVLSDGADVQVVAMAQDVLVTQVDEIETMRRLLTEL
- a CDS encoding carbohydrate ABC transporter permease, whose translation is MVASTTPPETPQRPTPSRQREPWRERLARWDLRGTPYLLILPFFLVFMAFGLFPLLYTGWVSLHDWHVVLGDQGFVGLANFATLMSDPNFWNALFNTLSIFLLSTIPQLLAALGLAALLDRRLRGRTFWRAGVLLPNVVSVVAVALVFAQLFGRDYGVINHVLGWFGVDPVNWRSGTWTSHFAISVMVVWRWTGYNALIYLAAMQSVPRELYEQAEIDGASRWRTFWSITVPSIRPTIVFTVLVSTIYGLQLFAEPQLFDPKGTAGVGGNSREFQTVTMYLYEEGVRLGDAGYGSTIAWALFLIVLVFALINFRLSRRIASKD
- a CDS encoding carbohydrate ABC transporter permease, coding for MATRTPNPPAPAPSDARVAEPRPRRRSTSRDSGGRRPGLLVYGLLSVIAVVSVFPLYWSFVVASRDNSAVAQASPPMLPGGNLFENIARVFDTVDFWLAIQNSLIVAGTVAVSNVFLSALAGFAFARLRFPGSKWLFVLVVGTMMVPTQLGIIPLYMLMSELGWYGRLEAVIVPALVSAFGVFWMRQACEETVPHELIEAARVDGCSVLRTFWTVALPAVRPQAAVLAMLTFMTAWNDFFWPLVVLDPNESPTVQIVLSNLASGYFTDYSLMLTGATLGVLPVVVLFILLARYIVGGVMQGAVKG
- a CDS encoding LVIVD repeat-containing protein yields the protein MVRAVLRRSPNRRRVGAAAFSAAATLLAATVLVVPGAAAASTEDSPPEELSTPAVVEQLPQDLQDTISHSDNIRPLATLPKQPPFDNTGSFGTDIAFQGKYAYVGNYDGFVVYDIRNPRKPTVASQVICPGGQGDVSVSGDLLYFSVDYPRSNNSCDSEPSTAADPDAWEGIRVFDISDPTRPAYVTDVATDCGSHTHTLVPDHDGEADYLYISSYSPSANFPNCAPPHDKISIVKVPLADPASTELVAEPVLFPEGGNPGPPEGARATTGCHDITVYPEKDLAAGACMGDGILLDITDREAPVVTEQVRDDVNFAFWHSATFNNEGTKVVFTDELGGGGAATCNAEIGETRGANGIYDITGSDADPSLEFRSYFKIPRHQGDTENCVAHNGSLIPTRNGDYMVQAWYQGGISVWDFTDSENPEEIGYFDREAFDSENLLTAGSWSAYYYNGYIYSSGIQEGLDVLEINDRRVNDAKRVQFDEFNPQTQPSYQR